CACAATATATTTTGCATGCCATATTAGTGGATCATCATCATATATGAGAGCTTATTAGAACCACCAATTTACAaaatacttgacaaaaaaaCTAATACATCTTCATGGAAAAGATACTCAAAGATATCAAAATCTTAAAATTATTGTATTGCAGAAAAAACTGTGTGTTCGAGCCGTTTGAACTTGTCACAATATTTTATGAAACTTGAtgtaaatgattttttttttttatgaaataaaCAATTCATATACAATAactggtcttttttttttttttcaaaaaaaaaaaaaacacttagcTCACCATACTCTTACATATGTTAATGAGAGTCGAActcatgacctttacaatgttagaattataatttaccaaTAGGTCATAGGTCACCGGCACAACTAGTCTGTTGTGACTTGAACTCACTACCTCTCGCTTATAAAGGGGAGACTTATGGTACTGAGCAAATGAAAAACTTTCTTGGTCTAcatggaaaatgaaaatggaaaaagaaaaaagttaatAGTATAATAGTGTGAGTTGGTACAGATTATAGAATGAGTCTACCTTGGGAACGCGCCTCAAGTGCCCTCTTTTCTAGGTTAATAGGGCTTTAATTctgggcaattcctttaatccCCTTCCTTCTAATTCCCTGGTTCTATTAGATATGCCGCTGGCAAGACTAATGGCCGACCGAGAGTCGTTTCTTTATGGAAAGTATTTGTCCATTGAAGATGGGTTGGATCAACTCAATAAGCATCTTCCGCTTCATTTTGTTCATCGAACTTAAATACAAAATCATTTGTGGCCTTGTACACTCTAATTTAATCAATTGTAACCAATCAATCGTAGCCGACTCTCATCTAATCCATCAATTACTTCACAAAATTGTTGACGTGACGAGCTCACTAAAACCAATGCCACAGGATCAAGTAGAAAAGATTGACGAGCAGTTTATATTATTAGGATCAAGTAGACACATTCAAACTCAATATAATCTAAAGTTCCCAAAGAGATATGAAACCACATCGATAATTTAGACTACCGGTCCATTGAGGCATTGAACTGAAAAGACTCAATAGAGAGACATGAAACATGAGCAAATCTCGGTAAATTGATCATTGGACTTGGCCCAACTCGAGAATGAATTTTCAGGCATTCAAGCTCTTCTTTGTATGTTCCCCGTCAGCTACTCTATCATTTTGTTAAGACAAGAAAAGTAACAAGTAAACAAGGTACTTCACAATTTCATGAACTGGGGATTTCAGATGCATATCCTGTTTCAACAAAAACATCATAGGAACAAAAGACGGCTATATATACCAAATGTAAGGAGCAGTACAAACAACTGAAACAAGGGTATCCTATCAATAGGAAACATTAAAGAAtgtaaaatatttttattaccCATCAAGTTGTTTCACAAATATCTATAAGACTAAAATAGATGTAGTGTTGATATGAATCGACAGAAAAGATCATAGGGCGAAAGGTTTCGTGTACACATCGAACGGCTCACAGGAAGTTAATTGAGGCTCCTgtaacaagcaaaacaaaacgGCACATCAATGACAATAAATTGCAATATTAAGTTAAAATAAATATATGAGAACTTAATTTTACCGGATGCTTAATTGCTTATAAACTAATAAAGACTCCTTTGCAGATGATGCTTGTTTTCATACAGAAAGCCTATAGTGATATAACAACGACTATCATTGAACTTTCAATACCAATACAAAGAATGTCGTGCAAGCCAATACCTGTCTTAGCCCACCACCACCAGAGCCCGTACTTCGAATGATATTACGCATAGAATTGAGTATGCTTCCATATGTGGCTGCCTGTCCGCGCTCGATTGCTTGGATGAAGCAGAAAGTCATGGCACTGGTTGATGTGATCTTGGATAGAGCCTTTACCCCAAAAAGCATCAGTCAGATGTTGTGGAAATTGAATCTATAAACATTACTGAACTCGAGACATGTTTTTTTCCTTGTCAAACTTACTGATGTATCAGCAGAGGTTTGATCGTCATCACAACCACTGATAGATATAACTTCTCCACCACTTGTTCCTTTCCATATGCCTGATCCAGGGCGATGATCCTCCCATACATATTTTCCACCCCTAAATCAACAAGGGATATCCACATATACAAATCTTATTTTAGAAGAGGACTATAGGTAAACATAGAGAAAGCGAAGCAAGACATGCATAACTTCATATTACACCTACTAACCTGTTCATTCTGCAAAGGAATGGCAAATCCAGTACAGTGCCACTATGACCAGAGTCTATAATTGCATGAAGCTTGACCCCATGTGGAATGGGCCTAACAATTGTTGCATTTATCTCATCATCGACAATCATACCCTGGGTTTCAAAGTCAAGGGGACAAAGGGTTTCATCATATCCATCAACTTCATCACCATGATAATCCCTCTGCCGTGAACCATGACCAGAGTAGTGAAACACAAGGGAGTCACCTGGTTGGCATCCTTGTACAAGCCAATGTAATGCCATTCTAATGTTGTATCTATTTGGAATCTTAGCTGGCTGAGTTTCTTCTTCTGCAGTACAAAATATGTAAAGAATTAATAGTATACATGTTAAAAAATAAGAATACAAAATACAATTTGCTAAAGGCTATTTACTTTTGCTTCGTATTTGCCAAATGATTTGCATCAAGACAAATTTGCAAGCATTTGCTTTGAGATGGATACATAATTTTTCTGTGTCATTTGGTTGCTAGAAAAGGATAACTTCATACTAGAAGGGGAAAGGTTATTAAGAAGCTTCTCTGTTTCCAGGTGAAGGCATATTTTGAAAGAAGTGACACAACAGAAGATAGCCCTTTTTGTCAACTCCTGATGATGACAGACTGAAGAACAAGACAAAATTAATTATCGTGATTAAAGTACTTGCAACTATAAACGACAATAACCAAGGGTGCAATACCATCCTAAAAGTACTGAAGCTGCGTGCCTACTAGTCTTGACTTTAAACTAGGCCAGCTTTAGTTTTTTCTATTAGACCGAATATAATTTGTTGCAATAGTACGCAACGCTTAACGATTCCCCTTGTCTTGTTCATGAAATGACTATTGCCCTCACAAGGGAGTAGAAGTTCAACATAACAGAACAAAAATGGAATTAAGAAGTCAGGCAGTCCCCAGACCCAGATACAACTACtccacttaaaaaaaaaaaaaaaaaaaaaaaaaagagtactgACCCCTGCTGCCCTGCAGTTTCAATGGAATTTACATATGGCTTGCCAAT
This portion of the Rosa chinensis cultivar Old Blush chromosome 1, RchiOBHm-V2, whole genome shotgun sequence genome encodes:
- the LOC112178868 gene encoding metacaspase-1, with protein sequence MSIYGGQRQLVVDCCYCQTQIQLPSVNPIYLDGTSVRCGRCYASTRVASPGSTRSLHGAVAYYVDVLFSGCTIVSGNKVSGNTGDHNGSFSVGNTLPPSPYNHAPPGPPPNMHGRKKAVICGISYKYSRHELKGCINDAKCMRHLLINKFKFPDYSILMLTEEETQPAKIPNRYNIRMALHWLVQGCQPGDSLVFHYSGHGSRQRDYHGDEVDGYDETLCPLDFETQGMIVDDEINATIVRPIPHGVKLHAIIDSGHSGTVLDLPFLCRMNRGGKYVWEDHRPGSGIWKGTSGGEVISISGCDDDQTSADTSALSKITSTSAMTFCFIQAIERGQAATYGSILNSMRNIIRSTGSGGGGLRQEPQLTSCEPFDVYTKPFAL